Proteins from one Comamonas flocculans genomic window:
- a CDS encoding response regulator has product MRLLLVEDDAMIGEAVHDLLRAQGYAVDWVRDGRQADAALAAQGYDLVLLDLGLPGRDGLAVLRALRARRDRTPVLIATARDGVAQRIEGLDAGADDYVLKPYDLDELLARIRALLRRAAGRAEPVYEHKGVAINPATREATVQGRPVVLSAREWAVLEPLIARPGMVLSRQQLEDKLYGWGEEIGSNAVEVFIHGLRKKLGAALVLNVRGVGYMVPK; this is encoded by the coding sequence ATGCGCCTTTTGCTTGTGGAAGACGACGCCATGATCGGCGAAGCCGTGCACGACCTGCTGCGCGCCCAGGGCTATGCGGTGGACTGGGTGCGCGACGGCCGCCAGGCCGATGCCGCGCTGGCCGCCCAGGGCTACGACCTGGTGCTGCTGGACCTGGGACTGCCCGGGCGCGATGGCCTGGCGGTGCTGCGCGCACTGCGTGCGCGGCGCGACCGCACGCCGGTGCTGATCGCCACCGCGCGCGACGGCGTGGCCCAGCGCATCGAGGGGCTGGACGCGGGCGCGGACGACTACGTGCTCAAGCCCTATGACCTCGATGAGCTGCTGGCGCGCATCCGCGCGCTGCTGCGCCGCGCCGCCGGGCGCGCCGAGCCGGTCTACGAGCACAAGGGCGTGGCCATCAACCCGGCCACGCGCGAGGCCACGGTGCAGGGCCGGCCGGTGGTGCTCTCGGCGCGCGAATGGGCGGTGCTGGAGCCCCTGATTGCCCGCCCCGGCATGGTGCTCTCGCGCCAGCAGCTGGAAGACAAGCTCTACGGCTGGGGCGAAGAGATAGGCAGCAACGCGGTGGAAGTCTTCATCCACGGCCTGCGCAAGAAGCTGGGCGCGGCGCTGGTGCTGAACGTGCGCGGCGTGGGCTACATGGTGCCCAAATGA
- the glnH gene encoding glutamine ABC transporter substrate-binding protein GlnH translates to MKFTQTLKAAAVALAMTLAMPVTHAADKTLVVATDTAFVPFEFKQDGKYTGFDIQLWEAIAKQANLEYKLQPMDFNGIIPGLQTKSIDAALAGITIREDRAKVVDFSDPYYESGLAILAPENSTIKTAKDLDGKTVAVKTGTVGVDYMKANVPGAKLKLFPNIDNAFLELATGRIDAVVHDTPNVQYYAKTAGAGKVKVTGSLKSGDFYGIAFPKGSDLVPVVNKALKELKANGTYDKLYETWFGKKPD, encoded by the coding sequence ATGAAATTCACCCAAACCCTCAAGGCGGCCGCCGTCGCCCTCGCCATGACTCTGGCCATGCCGGTCACGCACGCCGCCGACAAGACCCTGGTCGTGGCCACCGACACCGCCTTCGTGCCCTTCGAGTTCAAGCAGGACGGCAAGTACACCGGCTTCGACATCCAGCTGTGGGAAGCGATCGCCAAGCAGGCGAACCTGGAGTACAAGCTGCAGCCCATGGACTTCAACGGCATCATCCCGGGCCTGCAGACCAAGAGCATCGACGCGGCCCTGGCCGGCATCACGATCCGCGAGGACCGCGCCAAGGTGGTGGATTTCTCCGACCCCTACTATGAGTCGGGCCTGGCCATCCTGGCACCGGAAAACAGCACCATCAAGACCGCCAAGGACCTGGACGGCAAGACCGTGGCGGTGAAAACCGGCACCGTGGGCGTGGACTACATGAAGGCCAATGTGCCGGGCGCCAAGCTCAAGCTCTTCCCCAACATCGACAACGCCTTCCTGGAGCTGGCCACGGGCCGCATCGACGCCGTGGTGCATGACACGCCCAACGTGCAGTACTACGCCAAGACGGCAGGCGCGGGCAAGGTGAAGGTGACAGGTTCGCTCAAGAGCGGCGACTTCTACGGCATCGCCTTCCCCAAGGGGAGCGATCTCGTGCCCGTGGTGAACAAGGCGCTCAAGGAGCTCAAGGCCAACGGCACCTACGACAAGCTGTACGAAACCTGGTTCGGCAAGAAGCCCGACTGA
- a CDS encoding LysR family transcriptional regulator, with product MLERIHLSVVAEVERQGSLTAAAEQLCLTQSALSHSMRKLEEQLGTAIWLREGRGLRLTQAGRYLLAQAQRLLPQLELTEARLRQFAQGQRGTLRIGMECHPCYQWLLKIVSPYLSAWPDVDVDVRQKFQFGGIQALQNHEIDLLVTPDPVQHDGLLFEPVFDYEQVLLVAASHPLVGREYLRPRDLAGETLITYPVPRDRLDVYTQFLLPAGQAPREHKTIETTDIMVQMVASGRGVAALPRWLALEYAGRMAVAALRLGRKGIAKQIHLGVREGELATDYLGAFVQLARAYPAAAGAGSSNGAG from the coding sequence ATGCTGGAACGCATCCACCTGTCCGTCGTGGCCGAGGTCGAGCGGCAGGGCTCGCTCACCGCCGCCGCCGAGCAGCTGTGCCTGACCCAGTCGGCGCTGAGCCACAGCATGCGCAAGCTGGAAGAGCAGCTGGGCACCGCCATCTGGCTGCGCGAGGGGCGTGGCCTGCGCCTGACGCAGGCCGGGCGCTACCTGCTGGCCCAGGCCCAGCGCCTGCTGCCCCAGCTGGAGCTGACCGAAGCGCGCCTGCGCCAGTTCGCCCAAGGCCAGCGCGGCACGCTGCGCATAGGCATGGAGTGCCACCCCTGCTACCAGTGGCTGCTCAAGATCGTCTCGCCCTACCTCAGCGCCTGGCCGGACGTGGATGTGGACGTACGCCAGAAATTCCAGTTCGGCGGCATCCAGGCACTGCAGAACCACGAGATCGACCTGCTGGTGACGCCCGACCCGGTGCAGCACGACGGCCTGCTCTTCGAGCCGGTGTTCGACTATGAGCAGGTGCTGCTGGTGGCCGCCAGCCACCCGCTGGTCGGGCGCGAATACCTGCGCCCGCGCGACCTGGCGGGCGAGACCCTGATCACCTACCCCGTGCCCAGGGACAGGCTGGACGTGTACACGCAATTCCTGCTGCCCGCCGGCCAGGCGCCGCGCGAGCACAAGACCATAGAGACCACCGACATCATGGTGCAGATGGTGGCCAGCGGCCGCGGCGTGGCGGCGCTGCCGCGCTGGCTGGCACTGGAATACGCCGGGCGCATGGCGGTGGCGGCGCTGCGCCTGGGCAGGAAGGGCATCGCCAAGCAGATTCATCTGGGCGTGCGCGAGGGCGAGCTGGCCACCGACTACCTGGGCGCCTTCGTGCAGCTGGCACGCGCCTATCCGGCCGCCGCCGGGGCCGGTTCCAGCAACGGTGCGGGATAG
- the glnQ gene encoding glutamine ABC transporter ATP-binding protein GlnQ, giving the protein MSIVEFRNVTKRFGSNTVLDGISLAIEPGEVVVIVGPSGSGKSTLLRCINALETIEGGDIVVDGLSVRGKPAQVRLLRREAGMVFQQFNLFPQLTALENVMFGPLHTRAVPKAQAREQARALLSRVGLAERENHYPGQLSGGQQQRVAIARALAIKPKLMLFDEPTSALDPELRHEVLKVMQDVAETGMTMIVVTHEMEFARKVGSRLLFMDGGRIAEDGNPEELLTRPSSQRLQEFLQHVA; this is encoded by the coding sequence ATGAGCATCGTCGAATTCAGGAACGTCACCAAGCGCTTTGGCAGCAACACGGTGCTCGACGGCATCAGCCTGGCCATCGAGCCGGGCGAGGTGGTGGTGATCGTGGGCCCTTCGGGCTCGGGCAAGTCCACGCTGCTGCGCTGCATCAACGCGCTGGAAACCATCGAGGGCGGCGACATCGTGGTCGATGGCCTGAGCGTGCGCGGCAAGCCCGCGCAGGTGCGCCTGCTGCGGCGCGAGGCGGGCATGGTGTTCCAGCAGTTCAACCTGTTTCCCCAGCTCACCGCGCTGGAGAACGTGATGTTCGGCCCCCTGCACACCCGCGCCGTGCCCAAGGCACAGGCGCGCGAGCAGGCACGCGCGCTGCTTTCACGCGTGGGCCTGGCCGAACGCGAGAACCACTACCCCGGCCAGCTCTCGGGCGGGCAGCAGCAGCGCGTGGCGATTGCGCGCGCGCTGGCCATCAAGCCCAAGCTGATGCTGTTTGACGAGCCCACCTCGGCGCTGGACCCCGAGCTGCGCCACGAGGTGCTCAAGGTGATGCAGGACGTGGCCGAAACCGGCATGACCATGATCGTCGTCACGCACGAGATGGAGTTCGCGCGCAAGGTGGGCAGCCGCCTGCTGTTCATGGACGGCGGGCGCATCGCCGAGGACGGCAACCCCGAGGAGTTGCTCACCCGCCCCAGTTCGCAACGCCTGCAGGAATTCTTGCAGCACGTGGCCTGA
- a CDS encoding DegQ family serine endoprotease: MNRLISTPRRLVVALLAAGALGATGAGLVTARDAHAFSFGNVPVAGATAGAPQAAPPLVTLPDFSRITQRYGAAVVNISVSGVRKVSDDEDDGAPARRGPQIDPDDPFAPFFRHFGIPGGALRGPQMQPQPMRGEGSGFIIDADGLVLTNAHVVKGADRVTVKLTDRREFQAKVLGSDPKTDIAVLKIDAKDLPTVKLGNSADLKVGEWVLAIGSPFGFENTVTAGVVSAKGRSLPDDSYVPFIQTDAAVNPGNSGGPLFNTRGEVVGINSQIYSRTGGYQGVSFAIPIEVAQHVEQQIVKTGKVEHARLGVTVQGVNQTFANSFKLAKPEGALVANVDEDGPAAKAGLKSGDVILKINDEPIVTSGDLPAYIGQSLPGQKVQLEVWRDGKARTLVATLGNAGDKGVASARADEALGKGQLGLMLRPLQPEEAQAAGVDQGMVIAQARGPAALAGVQGGDVLLAINGTPVKSMSEVRAAMQKAGKSVALLIERDGSRIFVPVNVG; the protein is encoded by the coding sequence ATGAACCGCTTGATTTCCACTCCGCGCCGCCTGGTGGTGGCGCTGCTTGCGGCCGGCGCGCTCGGCGCCACGGGCGCCGGGCTGGTGACGGCGCGCGACGCGCACGCGTTTTCCTTCGGCAATGTGCCGGTGGCGGGCGCAACGGCCGGTGCGCCGCAGGCCGCGCCGCCGCTGGTCACGCTGCCGGACTTTTCCCGGATCACCCAGCGCTATGGCGCGGCGGTGGTCAACATCAGCGTGAGCGGCGTGCGCAAGGTCTCGGACGATGAGGACGACGGCGCGCCTGCGCGCCGTGGCCCGCAGATCGACCCCGACGACCCGTTTGCGCCGTTCTTTCGCCACTTCGGCATACCCGGCGGCGCCCTGCGCGGCCCGCAGATGCAGCCCCAGCCCATGCGTGGCGAGGGCTCGGGCTTCATCATCGACGCCGACGGCCTGGTGCTGACCAATGCCCACGTGGTCAAGGGCGCGGACCGCGTGACGGTCAAGCTCACCGACCGGCGCGAGTTCCAGGCCAAGGTGCTGGGCAGCGACCCCAAGACCGACATCGCGGTGCTCAAGATCGACGCCAAGGACTTGCCCACGGTCAAGCTGGGCAACTCCGCCGACCTGAAGGTGGGTGAGTGGGTGCTGGCGATCGGCTCGCCCTTCGGCTTCGAGAACACGGTGACCGCGGGCGTGGTCAGCGCCAAGGGCCGCAGCCTGCCCGACGACAGCTACGTGCCCTTCATCCAGACCGATGCCGCCGTGAACCCGGGCAACTCGGGTGGGCCGCTGTTCAACACGCGCGGCGAGGTGGTGGGCATCAACTCGCAGATCTACAGCCGCACCGGGGGCTACCAGGGCGTGTCGTTTGCCATCCCGATCGAGGTGGCGCAGCACGTGGAGCAGCAGATCGTCAAGACCGGCAAGGTGGAGCACGCGCGCCTGGGCGTGACGGTGCAGGGCGTGAACCAGACCTTTGCCAATTCCTTCAAGCTCGCCAAGCCCGAAGGCGCGCTGGTGGCCAATGTGGATGAGGACGGCCCGGCGGCCAAGGCGGGCCTCAAGAGCGGGGACGTGATCCTGAAGATCAACGACGAGCCCATCGTCACCTCGGGCGACTTGCCCGCCTACATCGGCCAGTCGCTGCCGGGGCAGAAGGTGCAGCTCGAAGTCTGGCGCGACGGCAAGGCGCGCACGCTCGTGGCCACGCTGGGCAACGCCGGCGACAAGGGCGTGGCCAGCGCGCGCGCCGACGAAGCGCTGGGCAAGGGCCAGCTTGGCCTGATGCTGCGCCCGCTGCAGCCCGAAGAGGCGCAGGCCGCGGGCGTGGACCAGGGCATGGTCATCGCCCAGGCGCGCGGCCCGGCCGCACTGGCCGGGGTGCAGGGCGGCGACGTGCTGCTGGCCATCAACGGCACGCCGGTCAAGAGCATGTCCGAGGTGCGCGCCGCCATGCAGAAGGCGGGCAAGTCGGTGGCGCTGCTGATCGAGCGCGATGGCAGCCGCATCTTCGTGCCGGTGAACGTCGGCTGA
- a CDS encoding ATP-binding protein yields MSPRWRLPQSLRLRLLIVLIAAIAVTAGVQGLFAYKTALGEADALFDYHMQQTAFALRAGLPADAKGMGRPRPEYANNEFIVQVWTNEGLRIFESALGDLLPQRAVLGFQDVRAHGRSYRVFSLQTRSQVIQVAQDLAVRRKMARGLAWRSLLPLAVMAPLLALAVWWLLGRLFVPVERVRSQVARRQPQDLSALHAADLPAEVQPLVDELNALFERVRRAFAAQQDFVADAAHELRSPLAALKLQAQGLRRAGDAPTRERAVARLEAGIDRAARLLEQLLVLARQEAAAGAMAPVDLLQVARLALADVAASAQARGIDAGLAQPAPAACPVQGVAEELRLLLRNLLDNAIKYTPEGGRVDVVLACDGAAVQLRVEDSGPGIPEAERERVLGRFYRSPHSAPQAPGSGLGLAIVQAVAQRHGARLRLGRSERLGGLCVCLAFA; encoded by the coding sequence ATGAGTCCGCGCTGGCGCCTGCCGCAATCGCTGCGCCTGCGGTTGCTCATCGTCTTGATAGCTGCCATCGCAGTGACGGCGGGCGTTCAAGGCCTTTTTGCCTACAAAACCGCGCTGGGTGAGGCGGACGCCTTGTTCGACTACCACATGCAGCAGACGGCGTTTGCGCTGCGCGCCGGCCTGCCCGCGGACGCCAAGGGCATGGGCCGCCCGCGCCCGGAATACGCGAACAACGAGTTCATCGTGCAGGTCTGGACCAACGAGGGCCTGCGCATCTTTGAATCCGCCCTGGGCGACCTGCTGCCCCAGCGCGCGGTGCTGGGCTTTCAGGACGTGCGCGCCCACGGCAGGAGCTACCGCGTGTTCTCGCTGCAGACGCGCTCGCAGGTCATCCAGGTGGCGCAGGACCTGGCGGTGCGGCGCAAGATGGCGCGCGGCCTGGCCTGGCGTTCGCTGCTGCCGCTGGCGGTGATGGCGCCGCTGCTGGCGCTGGCCGTGTGGTGGCTGCTCGGGCGCTTGTTCGTGCCGGTGGAGCGCGTGCGCTCCCAGGTGGCGCGGCGCCAGCCCCAGGACCTGTCCGCGCTGCACGCGGCCGATCTGCCCGCCGAGGTGCAGCCGCTGGTCGATGAGCTCAACGCCTTGTTCGAGCGCGTGCGCCGGGCCTTCGCCGCGCAGCAGGACTTCGTGGCCGACGCCGCGCACGAGCTGCGCTCGCCCCTGGCCGCGCTCAAGCTGCAGGCCCAGGGCCTGCGCCGCGCTGGCGACGCGCCCACGCGCGAGCGCGCCGTGGCCCGGCTCGAAGCCGGCATCGACCGCGCCGCGCGGCTGCTGGAGCAGTTGCTGGTGCTGGCGCGCCAGGAGGCCGCGGCTGGGGCCATGGCGCCGGTCGATCTGCTGCAGGTGGCCCGCCTGGCCCTGGCCGACGTGGCCGCCAGCGCCCAGGCGCGCGGCATCGACGCCGGGCTTGCCCAACCCGCGCCAGCTGCCTGCCCGGTGCAAGGCGTGGCCGAAGAGCTGCGCCTGCTGCTGCGCAACCTGCTGGACAACGCCATCAAATACACCCCCGAGGGCGGGCGCGTGGACGTGGTGCTGGCCTGCGACGGCGCGGCGGTGCAGCTGCGCGTGGAAGACAGCGGCCCCGGCATTCCCGAGGCCGAGCGCGAGCGCGTGCTGGGGCGCTTTTACCGCTCGCCCCACAGCGCGCCTCAGGCGCCGGGCAGCGGCCTGGGCCTGGCCATCGTGCAGGCGGTGGCCCAGCGCCACGGTGCGCGGCTGAGGCTTGGGCGCTCCGAGCGCCTGGGCGGGCTGTGCGTGTGCCTGGCGTTTGCCTAG
- a CDS encoding CaiB/BaiF CoA transferase family protein, whose protein sequence is MTKTQTRPRPLDGITIVSLEHAVAAPFATRQLADLGARVIKVERPGSGDFARGYDQRVRGLSSHFTWINRSKESLALNLKQAQARAALMQLLQTADVLVQNLAPGATARMGLSYDALKAHNPRLIVCDISGYGQDGPWRDKKAYDLLIQSEAAFLSVTGTPEAPVKAGISVADIAAGMYAYSSVLSALLLRGRTGEGSHIDVSMLEAMAEWMGYPLYYAFDGAPPPPRTGASHASIYPYGPFTAGDGASLILGVQNEREWQAFCEGVLQRPELARDPRFAGSSQRNTHRAELQALIAQSFGRLSAAELAQRLDTAGIAHARVNDLAGLWAHPQLAARQRWREVGSPVGPLPALLPPGASNAFSCRMDPIPAVGQHTRAILAELGWSEEQITRLQAQS, encoded by the coding sequence ATGACGAAGACGCAGACCCGGCCCCGCCCGCTCGACGGCATCACCATCGTCTCGCTGGAACACGCGGTCGCCGCGCCCTTTGCCACGCGCCAGCTGGCCGACCTGGGCGCACGCGTCATCAAGGTGGAGCGCCCCGGCAGCGGCGACTTTGCGCGCGGCTACGACCAGCGCGTGCGCGGCCTGTCGTCGCACTTCACCTGGATCAACCGCAGCAAGGAAAGCCTGGCGCTGAACCTGAAGCAAGCCCAGGCCAGGGCCGCACTGATGCAGCTCCTGCAAACCGCCGACGTGCTGGTGCAGAACCTTGCGCCCGGCGCGACGGCGCGCATGGGCCTGTCGTACGACGCCTTGAAGGCGCACAACCCCAGGCTCATCGTCTGCGACATCTCCGGCTACGGGCAGGACGGCCCCTGGCGCGACAAGAAGGCCTACGACCTGCTGATCCAGAGCGAAGCCGCCTTCCTGTCCGTCACCGGCACGCCCGAAGCCCCCGTCAAGGCCGGCATCTCCGTGGCCGACATCGCCGCGGGCATGTACGCGTACAGCAGCGTGCTCTCGGCCCTGCTGCTGCGCGGCAGGACCGGCGAAGGCAGCCACATCGACGTCTCCATGCTCGAAGCCATGGCCGAATGGATGGGCTACCCGCTGTACTACGCCTTCGACGGCGCGCCGCCCCCGCCGCGCACCGGCGCATCGCACGCCAGCATCTACCCCTACGGCCCCTTCACCGCGGGCGACGGCGCCAGCCTCATCCTGGGCGTGCAAAACGAGCGCGAATGGCAGGCCTTCTGCGAAGGCGTGCTGCAGCGCCCGGAACTCGCCCGCGACCCGCGCTTTGCGGGCAGCAGCCAGCGCAACACCCACCGCGCCGAGCTGCAGGCGCTGATCGCGCAAAGCTTCGGCCGCCTGAGCGCCGCCGAACTCGCCCAGCGCCTGGACACCGCCGGCATCGCCCACGCCCGCGTCAACGACCTGGCCGGCCTGTGGGCCCACCCCCAGCTTGCCGCCCGCCAGCGCTGGCGCGAGGTCGGCTCCCCCGTCGGCCCCCTGCCCGCGCTGCTGCCGCCCGGCGCCAGCAACGCCTTCAGCTGCCGCATGGACCCCATCCCCGCCGTCGGCCAGCACACCCGCGCCATCCTGGCCGAACTGGGCTGGAGCGAGGAGCAGATCACCCGGCTGCAGGCGCAAAGCTGA
- a CDS encoding ABC transporter permease subunit (The N-terminal region of this protein, as described by TIGR01726, is a three transmembrane segment that identifies a subfamily of ABC transporter permease subunits, which specificities that include histidine, arginine, glutamine, glutamate, L-cystine (sic), the opines (in Agrobacterium) octopine and nopaline, etc.): protein MVFDWSSIWAAWPDLMAGAWMTLKITALGLLGGCVIGALSGIVVTYIQVPINRRSALYGAAVLVLIGLVAHFAGGPLARVPGGVLAAAVLAALALLLWRWPEWLGRGASMLAQLFILVIRGTPIVVQVMFIYFALPLLVNLRIDGYTAAIFTLMINSGAYIAEIVRAGLLSVPKGLHEAGLAMGLPFHKIMAYIIGPVALRRMIPTMGNQCIISLKDSSLFIVIGVAELTRQGQEIIATNFRAVEIWGTVAIIYLFMTGCIALVLKVVEHRTRIL, encoded by the coding sequence ATGGTCTTTGACTGGTCTTCCATCTGGGCCGCCTGGCCCGACCTGATGGCGGGCGCCTGGATGACGCTGAAAATCACCGCCCTGGGCCTGCTCGGCGGCTGCGTGATCGGTGCGCTGTCGGGCATCGTCGTCACCTACATCCAGGTGCCCATCAACCGGCGCAGTGCGCTGTACGGTGCCGCCGTGCTGGTGCTGATCGGCCTGGTGGCGCACTTTGCCGGCGGCCCGCTGGCCCGGGTGCCGGGCGGCGTGCTGGCGGCCGCGGTGCTGGCGGCGCTGGCCCTGCTGCTGTGGCGCTGGCCCGAATGGCTGGGGCGCGGTGCGTCTATGCTGGCGCAGCTCTTCATCCTGGTGATACGCGGCACGCCCATCGTGGTGCAGGTGATGTTCATCTACTTCGCGCTGCCGCTGCTGGTGAACCTGCGCATCGACGGCTACACCGCGGCCATCTTCACGCTGATGATCAATTCCGGCGCCTACATCGCCGAGATCGTGCGCGCGGGCCTGCTGTCGGTACCCAAGGGACTGCACGAGGCCGGCCTGGCGATGGGCTTGCCCTTCCACAAGATCATGGCCTACATCATCGGCCCGGTGGCGCTGCGCCGCATGATCCCGACCATGGGTAACCAGTGCATCATCAGCCTGAAGGATTCATCGCTCTTCATCGTCATCGGCGTGGCCGAGCTCACGCGCCAGGGCCAGGAGATCATCGCGACCAACTTCCGCGCGGTGGAGATCTGGGGCACGGTGGCCATCATCTATCTGTTCATGACGGGCTGCATCGCGCTGGTGCTCAAGGTCGTGGAACACCGGACGCGCATCCTATGA